The following coding sequences lie in one Allochromatium vinosum DSM 180 genomic window:
- a CDS encoding tetratricopeptide repeat protein, which produces MPAQRFPSAPVVLGLALWFQVGAVPALTETPAPAADNPPVVSKPTAPRPIAGLTPDQVYHVLVAEVAGRRGDMRLAFTHYLKAAELTRAPELAELAVRAAISAEDEAAAGEAMVLWLTLAPNAPDAHQVAAFLRLKAEDREGALIHLQRLVELSGEGGETAFAKAAAILARLPTPEERLAMMESLVERFPESADAHQALAMLAAGLSQPEVAERAARRAMTLRPDWSDPRLFLVRLLLSDDKRPEARALLESFVETNPGDRALKMLYGQLLVDEREFSTAREVFERMLREYPKDPDVLFAVGILSLQLEDLAGARLHFGRLYETGQRQDEAAFYLGQTAERAEDVATALDWYAKVSGANADDARVRLAFLRAKRGEVAQAREILQRMRDQSPDNALALFMVEAEILDEVERPDEARAVYDEALAAFPDDDTLLYARGLHAMKHGQIELGERDLRQIIEADPDHADALNALGYTLADQTDRFAEALEFIERAHALKPEEPAILDSLGWVHYRLGDLERALDYLQQANDLLQDGEIAAHLGEVLWALGRRTEAWAVWDKAVETHPDHAYLQEVVGRHRLSRSESAGQGAASD; this is translated from the coding sequence ATGCCCGCTCAGCGCTTTCCGTCCGCTCCAGTCGTTCTTGGTCTGGCCCTGTGGTTTCAGGTGGGCGCCGTCCCGGCCCTCACCGAGACGCCCGCGCCCGCCGCCGACAATCCGCCGGTCGTGAGCAAGCCGACCGCGCCCAGACCCATCGCCGGGCTGACGCCGGATCAGGTCTATCATGTGCTGGTCGCCGAGGTTGCGGGACGCCGGGGCGACATGCGTCTGGCCTTCACCCATTATCTCAAGGCCGCCGAGCTGACCCGTGCGCCCGAGCTGGCCGAGCTGGCGGTGCGCGCGGCCATCAGCGCTGAGGACGAGGCGGCCGCCGGCGAGGCCATGGTGCTGTGGCTCACGCTCGCCCCCAATGCGCCGGACGCCCACCAGGTCGCGGCCTTCCTGCGGCTCAAGGCCGAGGATCGCGAGGGCGCTCTGATTCATCTCCAGCGTCTGGTCGAGCTGTCGGGGGAGGGCGGTGAGACGGCCTTCGCCAAGGCGGCAGCGATCCTGGCGCGGCTGCCGACTCCCGAAGAGCGCCTCGCGATGATGGAGTCGCTGGTCGAGCGCTTCCCCGAGAGCGCGGACGCCCATCAGGCACTGGCCATGCTTGCGGCCGGACTCTCGCAGCCCGAGGTCGCCGAGCGCGCGGCGCGGCGCGCCATGACGTTGCGTCCGGACTGGAGTGATCCGCGGTTGTTCCTGGTGCGTCTGCTGCTCTCGGACGACAAGCGTCCCGAGGCGCGCGCCTTGCTGGAGTCGTTCGTCGAAACCAATCCCGGCGACCGGGCGCTCAAGATGCTCTATGGCCAGTTGCTGGTCGACGAGCGCGAGTTCTCGACCGCGCGCGAAGTCTTCGAGCGGATGCTGCGCGAATATCCCAAGGATCCCGACGTCCTCTTCGCCGTGGGCATCCTCTCGCTCCAGCTGGAGGATCTGGCCGGCGCCCGGCTGCACTTCGGGCGACTCTACGAGACCGGGCAGCGCCAGGACGAGGCCGCCTTCTATCTGGGTCAGACCGCCGAGCGTGCCGAGGACGTCGCGACCGCGCTCGACTGGTATGCCAAGGTCAGCGGAGCGAATGCCGACGATGCGCGGGTGCGTCTGGCCTTTCTGCGCGCCAAGCGCGGGGAGGTGGCCCAGGCGCGCGAGATCCTGCAACGGATGCGCGACCAGTCGCCGGATAATGCGCTGGCGCTGTTCATGGTCGAGGCCGAGATCCTCGACGAGGTGGAACGCCCCGACGAGGCGCGGGCCGTCTATGACGAGGCGCTTGCGGCCTTTCCGGATGACGACACATTGCTCTATGCGCGCGGCCTGCATGCCATGAAGCACGGGCAGATCGAACTCGGCGAGCGCGATCTGCGCCAGATCATCGAGGCCGATCCGGATCATGCCGATGCCCTGAACGCCCTCGGGTACACGCTTGCCGACCAGACCGACCGTTTCGCCGAAGCGCTCGAATTCATCGAGCGCGCCCATGCGCTCAAGCCCGAGGAGCCGGCGATCCTCGACAGCCTCGGCTGGGTCCATTATCGTCTCGGCGATCTGGAGCGGGCGCTGGACTATCTCCAACAGGCCAATGATTTGCTTCAGGATGGCGAGATCGCCGCCCATCTGGGCGAGGTGCTCTGGGCGCTGGGTCGGCGCACCGAAGCCTGGGCGGTCTGGGACAAGGCTGTCGAAACCCATCCGGATCATGCCTATCTGCAAGAGGTTGTCGGTCGGCATCGGCTCTCCCGAAGCGAGTCCGCCGGCCAGGGCGCGGCCTCGGACTGA
- a CDS encoding LytTR family DNA-binding domain-containing protein, whose protein sequence is MDVVYLRADQKYVSVCHPDGLLLIDGSLRTFERDFPDLLLRIHRNTLVARSRLLGLERRPDGSTCAVMLDCSDTPVVSRRHLAEVRRWLRATQ, encoded by the coding sequence ATGGATGTCGTCTATCTGCGCGCGGATCAGAAATACGTGAGCGTCTGCCATCCGGACGGCCTCCTGCTCATCGACGGCTCATTGCGGACCTTCGAGCGTGACTTCCCGGATCTGCTGCTGCGCATCCACCGCAACACCCTGGTCGCGCGTTCGCGTCTGCTTGGACTCGAACGGCGACCCGATGGCTCGACGTGCGCTGTCATGCTCGACTGCAGCGACACACCCGTCGTCAGCCGGCGTCACCTCGCCGAGGTTCGCCGCTGGCTGCGCGCGACACAGTGA
- the hemA gene encoding glutamyl-tRNA reductase — MKLLVLGLNHKTAPVDIRERLAFGPDIIAGALRDLTGCDGVLEGVILSTCNRTELYCAVQDGAEETLRRWLSGFHGIEHERVDPFLYAHADRDAVVHLLRVSSGLDSLVLGEPQILGQVKTAYQTASDCSATGKLLGRLFQHTFSVAKTVRTETAIGSNPVSVAFAAVNLARQIFSDLSKQTALLIGAGETIELAARHLHHNGVGRIIVANRTVERAHDLATQFEGFAISLTEIANHLPEADIVIASTASPLPVLGKGTVERALKKRKHRPIFMVDIAVPRDIEPEVGELADVYLYTVDDLQGVIDESLRSRQAAAVQAEEIIDFHSGEFMAWLRSLDAAGLIQDYRQRSEELRDEVLARARRQLDAGKPPAEVLNFLAHTLTNKLLHAPSSRLRQAARDGDAVILDAANELFQLAPERSQSNV, encoded by the coding sequence ATGAAGCTGCTTGTCCTCGGACTCAACCACAAGACTGCTCCGGTCGACATCCGTGAGCGACTGGCCTTTGGTCCGGACATCATCGCCGGTGCGTTGCGTGACTTGACCGGGTGCGATGGCGTCCTTGAGGGGGTCATCCTCTCGACCTGCAACCGCACCGAACTCTACTGCGCCGTCCAGGACGGCGCCGAAGAAACGCTGCGGCGCTGGCTGAGCGGATTCCACGGCATCGAGCACGAACGGGTCGATCCCTTCCTCTACGCCCATGCCGACCGCGATGCCGTCGTCCATCTGCTGCGCGTCTCCAGCGGACTGGATTCGCTGGTGCTCGGCGAGCCGCAGATCCTCGGCCAGGTCAAGACCGCCTACCAGACCGCCAGCGACTGTTCGGCCACCGGCAAGCTGCTGGGACGGCTGTTTCAGCATACCTTCTCGGTGGCCAAGACGGTGCGCACCGAGACGGCGATCGGCTCCAACCCGGTGTCGGTGGCCTTCGCCGCCGTCAACCTGGCACGCCAGATCTTCTCGGATCTCTCCAAGCAGACCGCGCTCCTGATCGGTGCCGGAGAGACCATCGAACTGGCCGCGCGCCACCTGCATCACAACGGCGTCGGGCGCATCATCGTCGCCAACCGCACCGTCGAACGCGCCCATGATCTGGCGACCCAGTTCGAAGGCTTCGCCATCTCGCTGACCGAGATCGCCAATCATCTGCCCGAGGCCGACATCGTCATCGCCTCCACCGCCAGCCCGCTGCCGGTGCTCGGCAAGGGCACCGTCGAACGCGCGCTCAAGAAGCGCAAGCATCGTCCCATCTTCATGGTCGACATCGCCGTGCCGCGCGACATCGAACCAGAGGTCGGGGAGCTGGCCGACGTCTATCTCTATACCGTCGACGATCTGCAAGGCGTCATCGACGAGAGCCTGCGTTCGCGTCAGGCCGCCGCCGTACAGGCCGAGGAGATCATCGATTTCCACTCGGGCGAGTTCATGGCCTGGCTGCGTTCGCTCGATGCCGCCGGTCTGATCCAGGACTACCGCCAGCGCTCCGAGGAACTGCGCGACGAGGTGCTCGCCCGCGCGCGCCGCCAGCTCGACGCCGGCAAGCCACCGGCCGAGGTGCTCAACTTCCTCGCCCATACGCTCACCAACAAACTGCTGCACGCGCCCAGTTCGCGCCTGCGTCAGGCCGCGCGTGATGGGGATGCGGTCATCCTGGACGCGGCCAACGAGCTGTTCCAGCTGGCTCCCGAGCGATCGCAGTCCAACGTATGA
- a CDS encoding lysophospholipid acyltransferase family protein: MMKETNITPALWLRSLLFFILYNLMGIVHSLVSLALAPFQTREQRHRFVNHWTRATMWLLRRLNGVEIEVEGRENLPRDEPVVIMANHQSEWETFYLQLLISPQATVLKRELLWVPFFGWALALLEPIAIDRGKPVNALKTLLRVGKQRLDQGVSVVIYPEGTRQPPGQVGRFNAGGARLACQAGRRVLPMAHNAGDCWPARSLLRKPGRIRLVIGEPMDCAGGVEELTVRVEQWIRETATSLMAESARTGSRS, translated from the coding sequence ATGATGAAAGAAACCAATATTACGCCGGCCCTCTGGCTGCGCAGTCTGCTGTTTTTCATCCTCTACAATCTGATGGGTATCGTGCACAGTCTGGTGAGTCTGGCGCTGGCGCCGTTCCAGACGCGCGAACAGCGCCATCGCTTCGTCAATCACTGGACGCGCGCGACCATGTGGCTGCTGCGCCGCCTCAATGGCGTCGAGATCGAAGTCGAGGGGCGCGAGAACCTGCCGCGCGATGAGCCCGTGGTCATCATGGCCAATCATCAGAGCGAGTGGGAGACCTTCTATCTGCAACTGCTGATCTCGCCGCAGGCCACGGTGCTCAAGCGCGAACTGCTGTGGGTGCCGTTCTTCGGCTGGGCGCTGGCGCTGCTCGAACCCATCGCCATCGATCGCGGCAAGCCGGTCAATGCGCTCAAAACGCTGTTGCGCGTGGGCAAGCAGCGGCTCGACCAGGGGGTGAGCGTGGTCATCTATCCGGAAGGGACACGCCAGCCACCGGGGCAGGTCGGACGTTTCAATGCCGGTGGCGCGCGTTTGGCCTGTCAGGCCGGACGGCGCGTGCTGCCCATGGCCCACAATGCCGGCGATTGCTGGCCGGCGCGTTCGTTGCTGCGCAAGCCGGGGCGCATACGGCTGGTGATCGGCGAGCCGATGGACTGTGCAGGTGGAGTCGAGGAACTCACGGTGCGGGTCGAGCAGTGGATTCGCGAGACCGCGACCTCGCTCATGGCTGAGTCAGCGCGTACCGGGTCGCGATCCTGA
- a CDS encoding CPBP family intramembrane glutamic endopeptidase, producing the protein MRSTALFFLYLLTCLILATLLTPPLMTTGWIEIEPHRVMGRLAQVLILLGLWPLLRWQGLTNREALGFGPGWPVVRRSIVDGWGLGVLILLALAIALLELEIRLPDPNPESWMRIAARVVQALIGGLLIGLLEETFFRGALYSAIRRRDGVRSAMVWSAALYAVLHFMKPGALPESMVFDTTGALWMFAHVFIDLFQWQHLDSLAALFAVGLLLALVRERTGHIGWCIGLHAGWVLVIQVNRRLTDGNDDSPLSFLVGDYDGTIGWLAALWIGLLTALYWAGSTGLRAWRARADQPRT; encoded by the coding sequence ATGCGTTCCACAGCCTTGTTCTTCCTCTATTTGCTCACCTGCCTGATTCTGGCGACCTTGCTCACGCCGCCGCTGATGACCACCGGCTGGATCGAGATCGAACCGCACAGAGTCATGGGCCGTTTGGCGCAGGTGCTGATCCTGCTCGGGCTCTGGCCCCTGTTGCGCTGGCAGGGGTTGACCAACCGCGAGGCGCTTGGATTCGGTCCCGGCTGGCCGGTCGTCAGACGCTCGATCGTCGATGGCTGGGGGTTGGGTGTGCTGATCCTGCTGGCACTGGCGATCGCCCTGCTCGAATTGGAGATCCGCCTCCCGGACCCGAATCCGGAATCCTGGATGCGGATCGCCGCGCGCGTCGTGCAGGCGCTGATCGGCGGGCTACTGATCGGGCTGCTGGAGGAGACCTTCTTTCGCGGCGCGCTCTATTCGGCGATCCGTCGGCGCGACGGTGTGCGTTCGGCCATGGTCTGGAGCGCCGCGCTCTATGCCGTGCTGCATTTCATGAAGCCCGGTGCCTTGCCCGAGTCGATGGTATTCGACACGACCGGGGCGCTCTGGATGTTCGCCCATGTCTTCATCGATCTTTTCCAGTGGCAACATCTGGACTCACTGGCGGCGCTGTTCGCGGTCGGTCTGTTGCTGGCTCTGGTGCGCGAACGGACCGGACACATCGGCTGGTGTATCGGATTACACGCCGGCTGGGTGCTGGTGATCCAGGTCAACCGCCGGCTGACCGATGGCAACGACGACTCGCCGCTGTCGTTCCTGGTCGGCGACTATGACGGCACCATCGGGTGGCTCGCCGCGCTCTGGATCGGGTTGCTGACGGCACTCTACTGGGCGGGATCGACCGGACTCCGCGCCTGGCGCGCGCGAGCGGATCAGCCGCGCACCTGA
- the prmC gene encoding peptide chain release factor N(5)-glutamine methyltransferase produces MPETASIGARHHRTDALLARATAALADLPDATPRLEAELLLAEATGWTRTSLLAWPERAPPDEAVATFEALLARRLTGEPIAYIRGRQEFWTLELRVTPDTLIPRPETEQLVELALDRLDAQRPLRIADLGTGSGAIAAALASERPDWSLVATDRSAAALAVARDNFRTLGLERIGCLRMDWLAALASGSLDAILSNPPYVAGQDPHLDRGDPRFEPRSALTPGGDGLDAIRTIAAETGRCLRPGGLLAVEHGFDQGDAVRRIFASAGLHRVETCRDLAGLDRVTLGHLPDRG; encoded by the coding sequence ATGCCTGAGACAGCGTCAATCGGTGCGCGGCACCATCGCACTGACGCCCTCCTCGCCCGCGCAACAGCCGCGCTGGCAGATCTGCCGGACGCAACGCCCAGGCTGGAGGCCGAGCTACTGCTCGCCGAGGCGACCGGCTGGACACGCACCTCGCTGCTCGCCTGGCCTGAGCGTGCACCGCCGGACGAAGCCGTCGCGACCTTCGAGGCGCTGCTCGCGCGCCGGCTGACCGGCGAACCGATCGCTTATATCCGTGGGCGGCAGGAGTTTTGGACGCTCGAACTCCGGGTCACACCGGATACCCTGATCCCCCGACCCGAGACCGAGCAGCTGGTCGAACTGGCGCTCGATCGGCTCGATGCCCAGCGTCCATTGCGGATCGCCGATCTCGGTACGGGCAGCGGGGCCATCGCGGCAGCGCTGGCGAGCGAACGGCCCGATTGGTCGCTGGTCGCCACCGACCGCTCGGCGGCGGCGCTGGCGGTCGCCCGCGACAATTTCCGCACCCTGGGTCTGGAGCGGATCGGCTGCCTGCGGATGGACTGGCTCGCGGCCCTGGCATCCGGCAGTCTGGACGCCATCCTCAGCAACCCACCCTATGTCGCCGGACAGGACCCGCATCTCGACCGGGGCGATCCGCGCTTCGAACCGCGCTCGGCGCTCACGCCCGGCGGCGATGGGCTGGATGCCATTCGCACCATCGCCGCCGAGACCGGACGCTGCCTGCGTCCAGGCGGGCTGCTCGCCGTCGAGCATGGATTCGATCAGGGGGACGCGGTACGCCGTATCTTCGCGTCCGCCGGGCTGCATCGGGTCGAGACGTGCCGGGATCTGGCCGGACTGGATCGCGTCACGCTCGGCCATCTGCCAGATCGCGGCTGA
- the prfA gene encoding peptide chain release factor 1, with translation MTPSIRAKLERIAERFGEVMALLAEPETQSDQGRFRDLSREYAQLQPLMECYERYRDAERDLAAAEELLTDPEMAALARDEIEAARERLDVLEPELQTLLIPPDPNDQCNAFLEIRAGTGGAEAALFAGDLMRMYMRYAELLGWRTEQVSASEGELGGYKEVVIRVSGSGVYSRLKFEPGAHRVQRVPETESQGRIHTSACTVAVLPEAESIDAIEINSNDLRIDTYRSSGAGGQHVNKTDSAIRITHLPSGIVVECQEERSQHKNRAKAMSLLHAKLLAGARETQASEQSESRKLQVGSGDRSERIRTYNFPQNRLTDHRINLTLYKLDEVMTGQLDQVIEPLLAEYRAEQLAAMMDA, from the coding sequence ATGACCCCATCGATTCGCGCCAAGCTGGAGCGCATCGCCGAGCGCTTCGGCGAGGTCATGGCGCTCCTGGCCGAGCCCGAGACCCAGTCCGACCAGGGGCGTTTTCGCGACCTCAGTCGCGAGTATGCCCAGCTCCAGCCGCTGATGGAGTGCTACGAACGCTATCGGGATGCCGAGCGCGATCTGGCCGCCGCCGAGGAGCTGCTGACCGATCCCGAGATGGCCGCACTCGCCCGCGACGAGATTGAGGCCGCGCGCGAACGTCTGGACGTACTCGAACCCGAGTTGCAGACGCTCCTCATCCCGCCCGACCCCAACGATCAATGCAACGCCTTCCTCGAAATCCGCGCCGGGACCGGCGGGGCCGAGGCGGCGCTGTTCGCCGGTGATCTGATGCGCATGTACATGCGTTACGCAGAACTGCTCGGCTGGCGCACCGAGCAGGTCTCGGCCAGCGAGGGCGAGCTGGGCGGCTACAAGGAGGTCGTGATCCGGGTCAGCGGCAGCGGCGTCTATTCGCGGCTGAAGTTCGAGCCGGGCGCGCATCGCGTCCAGCGCGTGCCCGAGACCGAATCCCAGGGCCGTATCCATACCTCGGCCTGTACCGTCGCCGTACTGCCCGAAGCCGAATCGATCGACGCCATCGAGATCAACTCCAACGATCTGCGAATCGACACCTATCGCTCATCCGGCGCCGGCGGTCAGCACGTCAACAAGACCGATTCGGCGATCCGCATCACGCATCTGCCCAGTGGCATCGTCGTCGAGTGCCAGGAAGAGCGCTCGCAGCACAAGAACCGAGCCAAGGCGATGTCGCTGCTGCACGCCAAGCTGCTTGCCGGTGCGCGCGAGACTCAGGCCAGCGAGCAGTCCGAGTCGCGCAAGCTCCAGGTCGGCAGCGGGGATCGTTCCGAGCGCATCCGCACCTACAACTTCCCGCAGAACCGGCTGACCGATCATCGCATCAACCTCACGCTCTACAAGCTCGACGAGGTCATGACCGGACAGCTCGATCAGGTCATCGAACCGCTGCTGGCCGAGTACCGCGCCGAGCAGTTGGCGGCGATGATGGATGCCTGA